The following DNA comes from Papaver somniferum cultivar HN1 chromosome 4, ASM357369v1, whole genome shotgun sequence.
TCAAAGCCATAATTTCTGATAAGCAgatgaaattgattgattttaataGAAAAATATATGAAGTCAATATATTAGAAATTTTCAGAGATATTCATTGATGAAGATTTACAGCGGAATAAAATCGGAGATGATGATACCACAataaaagattttagatttatatTGGTTATGATAATTTTGATTATTTCTCTTTATTACCAAATAACAAACAAACCATCTGACAATATAAAGGTCAACAGAGtcaaaaggtcaaacaaataaaCAGATACATCACACGAGAGATATACACACTTATAatataaagaaaaacaagaagattAAATAAAAAAAGTGTAAATCTATCTTGTGTTCGTAGCTGATTCTTTTGGAGTGGTGGGTGAAACAAAGGTGGCTAGCTAGTTGCATGTTCTAATTGTGACGTAATCGTTTATGAGGATACTTTTAGAGAAGTGGATTTTGATGTTGATTCTATAGCTAAGCGAGGTTGTTTACTAGCTTGATAGTTCCATAGGTAGACCATACTTTATTTATTATGTGAAATGGTCTGATGTAgcttattatcgttttaaatagtttataagtttttgggaATCACAATGTCTCTCTTTTCTTGtatgttatctttgtaatattttttaataattttttctacttattaaaaaaaatgatttagaATCTTCATAAGAATTTTGGAAACATCTACCTTGAGGTGTCCCCTCAATAATCAATGAACTccatctattttattttttatgttacaTTTTATTTCCAAAGACAATTACTATCCAAGcttcgaaaaaaataaaaaaagttatcATCCCATCTGAACTACAGGCGGGTTCTAAGAAATCAATGTCCCCAAGTGAAAAATGCAAGTTCTATTATAAGGCCGGTTCTTATGGGGGTTGGCTAAACTCCCTATTTTCCATGCCAGCTGGCCTGGCAAACTGTCCGCGCCACTATGGGAAAAAAAATTAAACGATCGAATCTCCACCGAACGGTTGAGACTAGACCGACCAGTTTTATGAAGATCGCTAGCGGTCGAGTCTCCACCGCTAGCGGTCTTCATAAAACCGGTCGGTCTTGTAATTGTCGCTTATTAAATAATGAAGTAACGGCTATTTCACCCCATTCAATTCATTTTAATCACACCTCATTTTATCATTAACTCTATCATTTTACTCTTTCGTACCTTTAATCCtctgtttaatttttattttcaacacAATGGATTCTTATGACGAAGAAGTGCGTATTCATATGGATcgatttgaagaacaacaacgaaTATCTTCCAGGCATTTCAACAAATTGATAATGAGTCAGATGAAGATAAAGAACTAACCAATAATTTGATGCAGCTATATTCATCGGGGAAAATACCTAGAGATCCAGAGCCAAGATAAGTGTTCACAAGAAGATATATGTACCGGGGTCGTGATGAATGGCACGAGAAGCtcatgcacgattattttcttcgcgACCGTGTATTCTCTGATTAAAATTTCCAAGGCCGATTCCGCATGCCCCGACATTTGGTGCTAAATATTATTGGTGAGATTTGTcaagtagaacctcaatttaattatcagtatgatgcactcaatattagaggtcatagctCTGAACAAAAGGTTACTTCGGTCTTAAGGATTCTAGGATATGGCAAACCTCCAGATTCTAATGATGAGTACCTTCGCATTGCGaaacaatgattaatcattttggtccaacctatTTACGAAAACCAGTTGACGCggatgttagagaaatattaaagcaAAATCAGGAAAGTGGATTTCCGTGAATGatgggtagtcttgactgcatgcattaGGTATGGACCGCACGCCCTACCTATTGGGCCGGTCAGTATAAGGGTCACTATGCAAAACCAACGGTTATCCTTGAGGatgctgcttcttatgattgttggatatggcacgctttttttggtctCCAGGGATATCATAACGATATAAATGTTTTACAAAAATCGCCTTTGTTTGAAGGTTTAAAGTATGGAATTTTTCCGCAGGTAAATTTCACTATCAATGGGAATCACTACAGTCATGGTTATTATCTTGCAGAtggaatttatccaaaatggtcaaATTTAGTTCAATGTTACCATCAGCCACCTTCCGGTGAAATGGGTCATTCATACTCATATTTCAATAGTAAACTAATGGAACTGAGAAAGGATGTGGAATAGGCTTTTAGAATTCTGAAGCGGAAGTTCGCCATCATTTATGAGCCTTATCGTGGTCTAATACTATGTAtgcgatgtgggactaaaaatcttcAGAGAAAAAGTTAAGAACTTGGTTGCCTCCTTGAGGCTTGAGGTCATAAACTCGATTCCTGGAGGAACCATAAATAATGTTGAGTGTGGAGACACAAATATATTCTATCTAAAAAACTCTGACAAATCAAACAAATTAACAAAGTAAAAGAAAGAGATCCGCTGATTTTGAATTtgaaatcacaaagtataaatGGGGTAATGTTAGATAATGCTGCTGCAAGAACCAAAAACATCAAGTCCTTTGACAACACTCATACCCCAATTGTTACTGTTGATTCTATTTTTCCCATTTCCCCACTTCCAAAAGCTTTCCCATTCAACACCCTCCCCACCCTTGCCCAAATTAAGACAAGAATGGAAGCTGAAATTGCTCTGAAAAAAGAGAGGTCTGGAAGGCAAAGAAGAAAGGTTATAGCTTTGATGATGAAGGTACTAACCCCTTAATGATCACCATGATTGATACCAAAAGAAAGAAGCCTACTccaaatgatgatgatgataggaCCTCCAACTGCACTGACATTGAAAAACTCAAAAGGTTCAAGGATATGGATGAAACCATAAAGCAGCAGCTGGGCACTTCTAATCTCTTGTTGCCTAATGGTATCTTGGGAAGCTACATTTATGAAAGCATGGTACACTCTCTTACTTATCTTCATTTAAATTTCTCAGTTTATTTTAACATCAACTTAGATCTTCAACTTCTTATCAATATTTTTATGATAGTATCACTAGAAGGCTTACTTCCAAGTATTCTAATGTGTCATACTTCTGGCAATTCTTTACTGCTTTCGCATGAAATTGTCAAGGATTAGGCATTAAAGATGTTAAGAAATACCTCAATAACATGCTCAATAAACTGAATCCTAATATTATATTTTTATCTGAAACCAAGCAAAAACATGAAAATCTAAAGAAAATTATGCTTGAAATCAATGTCAACAACTACTGGTATGTTAATCCAGGGGGACAAATGGCACTGCTGGAGGCTTAGCCTTAATATGGAAAAGTAATCTCTCTATTGAAATAATTGATTTCTCCTTAAACCATATTAAATGCTATAGTCAGCCTTGCAATTGTCCCCCCTTGGCTATTCACTGGCTACTATGGTAGTCCATATGATACTGCTAGTAAAACTGAATCTTGGAAAatgttggattaaactgcaaccaccAACCAACTTCCTTGGTTGATTATTGGTGACTTCAATTTCATCCTACATGATACTGAAAAATTTAGTGCTCAACCCATTGATGTCACTGGAGCTGCTATATTCAACAACAAAACCCTTGATATTGATTTAGTTGATTTTGTCTTTACTGGTTGTCCATTtacttgtcaaacaaaagaagtgGCCATGTTCTCACTGAAAAAGATTGGATAGAGGACTAGCAACTGAAAGTTGGCTTCTCCTATATCCAAACACTACCATTTCTGATATGTTGGCTATTGGGTCAGACCACCATCCCATTCTTCTTAACTCCAACCAAATTGGAAAATTGGCAGTATTCCTTTCAAATTCTTTGTTCCTTGGTTAGAACATGAGGACTGCAAGAAAATAATAGCTGAGTACTGGAGCAAAAACCTATCTGGATCCAGTGCTTTCATTATTGTCAGAAGACTAAAAAACATCAAACTTCGAATCAGAGTTTGGAACAAAGAGGTTTATGGCAACATCAAAACTAACATAGAAGAATGCAAGCAACATCTACATTGGTTACACAACAACTGCTTCAGACTGGACAGAAGCCACTCTCTTGCAGTTACTAGGAAAAATCTCAAGGACTAGCAGGGCATTAAAGAGAAAATTTGGAAGACCAAAAGTAGAGATCAACTAATTAAACTGGGAGATCAAAATACAAGATTGATATAATACAAAAAGTGGAACCAGGAGAAACAAGATTGATACAATACAAGATAATAAAGGTGATTGGATAATAGATTACCAAGAAGTGAAAAACTTCTTTACAAAACACTTCTCAAACATGGCTACTGCTGAAATCACcaacataaacccagaaattatCAACCTTATCCCCACTACTATAACCACAAATGACAACTTTATGCTGAATAGAATTCCAAACTACAATGAGGTTAAATCTATTCTGTTCAACATGGCTAGTGATAAAGTTCCAGGACCTGATGGCTTCCCTCCTAATTTCTTCCAAACTAACTGGGAGATTCTGGGAAATGACATTGTCAAAATGGTTCAGCATTTCTTCACTTCTAGTTACATGCTCAAACAAATGAAGTCCACCTTTATCTCTCTCATTCCTAAATTTGACAACCCATCTTCTCCAAGTCACTTTAGACCTATCAGTCTTTGCAACATAACCTATAAAATCATCTCCAAACTCTTAGCTCAGAGAATGAAACCTTATTTCAACAAGATAATATCCCTATACCAATCTGCTTTTATACCTGACAGACAAATCTCTGATAACATAGCCATAGCTCATGAGATCATTCAAACTATGAGGTCCAAGAGAGGAACAAAAGGTGAAAATGGAAGCATGGGCATAAAAATTGACATggcaaaagcctttgacatagtGGATTGGAACTTTTTAATCACCATCATGAAGAAGATAGGTTTCAATGATCAGTGGTGTAACAAAATTATGCAGTGCATTTCCACCACTACCTCTGCTTTTTATTAATGGTTCACCAGGTTTTTTTTTCAATCCTTTTAGGGTCctaagacaaggtgatcccctATCTCCCTACCTGTTTATTTTCTGCATGGAAACTCTTTCTAGAACTCTCATTCATGCTGAGGAATTGGGTCTTATAAGTGGAATCAAGATCTGCAAGGCTGCACCTTCCATCAACCATCTTCTTTTTGCTGATGGTCTTCTCCAAAGATAACAAGATTGAATCCCATAACATTATGGATATCCTAAATATATTTGGTGAAACCTCTGGTCAACTCATCAACTTCAACAAATCTTGATTCTTCTTCAGTAAAAGCACCAACCCAAGTCTTATCCTTACCATCAGCAACATTACGGGTGTTCAAGTGCTCCAGATGGATGACAAGTACTTAGGCTCCCCACTATTTACTCACAAAAGAATAATCAAGTACTTCAAGCCTAGTGTTGACAAGCTAAAGATAAGACTGTCCAGTTGGAAAAATGTCCCCCTAAATCCTGTTGGGAGGGAAGTTTTCATCAAATCTGTCACTTTTACAACTAGTATTTATCAAATGAACTGCTTCAGGATCCCAAAACAGACCTTCCAGGATCTCAACAAGCTTCAAAGGGATTTCTTCTGAGGAAAAAGTCTGGAAAATCCCAAAGGTTACTACCCAAAAGCATGCACTGCAGTCTGTAAACCCAAAGAACTGGGAGGCTTAGGCTTCATGAATATGGAACTCTTCAATAGCTCTATGATCACCAAAATTGGCTGGATATTGGAACAGGATAAGGACTCTACTAATGGATGCTAAATATCTGATTGACAGAAATGTTCTTAACATGGATATCAAACCAAAAGATGGTGACTCATGGATACGGAAAGGCATTCTGGAAGACATCAGCAATATCCAACAACATTGTGCTTGGAGAATTGGTAATGGGAAGAAGATCAAAATTTGGGAAGATAACTGGATCCCAAATATCCCTACAAGACTCAGTAAACCTACTCACTTCCCACACTCCATTGTGTTAGTGGAAAATCTTCTTCAACCTAATGGAAACTGGGATAATATTTTGGTTCAATACCTCTTCCACCCCACTATTGCTCAAACCATTTTAGCTCTAGACACTCATCCTGGGGATGAAGACAAGATCCAGTGGAACCTAAATGACCCTGGAAAGTCTCTGTCAAGCCCCTTTACAAGGCCAAGATGGACAACTTATACATAAATGATACTATAACAAGAAATTGGGGAGCAATCTGGAGTATCGACATTGCTCTAGTTATTAAGATCTTTATTTGAAAATGTTCTCATGAAGTCCTACCCACTAATGCTAAAACATCCAGCATTCTGCACTATATTTATCATTATGCCAAATATGCAAAAGTGGGGAGGAAACTATGACGCACATGCTCCTAAATCGTCATGCTGCCACCTCTGTATGGCATGAAATCATTGGACCATCCCATGATCAGTTTGATAACACAACAAATTCATGGAATGGTTAATTCTTGGTATCTGCCTGGGGATGATAGTGAAAACAACAATACTTATGCTACTACTTGCTGGTTCatctggaaggctagatgtgaccTGGTTTTCAGTCACATTCAGCCAAATGCCAGACAAACCTCCAACTGCATCAGGAAACACTTATGTGATTAGAACAGAGTTCAtcacttacaaacacatattatgAATACTTTCTCTCTGAACACTGGAGAACTTGAAACAACAGAGGAAAACAACATTGCTCCATACTCTTTGAACCAGTATCTTAGAGAGGATTACGGCTTAATCATAAATATATGCACGCTCCAAGACCCTGAAAGCTTGATATATTTTTATGCTCTAACTATTTTGGATTTTGCAGGAAACCTCATTGGTACCAGAGGACACACATGCCACTCTGGAGATTGGGGAGCAACAAGGGGAACAGATTTAGCTTTTCAATGGGCCAAAGAAATGCAGCATACCAATATAGAAATACAGGCTGAATCCATGGAAATCCTGGTCCGATTTAAGTTACTATACCATACGTCTATCAAGGAAGATTTAATCACAGTTATCATGAAATTTtaagcagtgaagaagaagaaaacgacacAAGAATCAATCCAATTACTTTTGTTTTAATTAGTCTCAAAATTATCCATAGATTCCAAAATTTGGATACTCTTAATATTGCATTATCTTGTAAGAACAATGTTGGCAGGACTAGTGGAAGAAATAATGCCAACAAAAAGTACTGGTCTTAGACCTTTTTTGGTTTAAGTTtttcttaaaaacaaaaaaaatgaactgGAACTTTCATGTTTTCATTTTTGTTCAATTCATTTCATTTTGTTGCCTTGTTCTAAAATTAGAATGCTAAGTGCAACTTTCAAAAGGTagaatgaaattatttttttgatcggtaaagatatTGGTAGAATGAAATTTTCATACGTAGTGAGCAGAAAGCTGGAATGCTGAGCAAAAACTGGAATCCAAAATGCTTAGATTTCATACTTTAAGCTAAAGGTGTTGACAAGTTTTAGATATGGGTCATATGAAAGGCTTACCATTTGACCAAATGCAAGGATCTTGGTATCATCAATTTTTGGGCCGCTGGAAATTTAGTTGGAATCGATTGTTTAGACTCAGAAATTAGCTCTTGTGTTGTCTGATTCATTCTTTCAAGACCATATGTAATTTCTGATAAGGATTTGTTAACTTCGATTATTTCTTCAAATGATATACACTCATCCGACAAAGTGATTAGAGTCGACAGAGTCTTCAATACTAAGTATATCATCGATCTAATAGAAGATATCGTGTTTCAGAAACACATCATGCGTCTACGAATAATACATCATGATTAAAATTTCTCGTGGTTTAGTATACTCCAATATCTCACATTTTTGGTCTAATCTTGGTTCTGTAGATGtacttgtttttgttatcattatCTATTTGTAAATGAAGACAAAGTAAATCTATGTTTTACTTTCACTGGAACAACTGAGCAACCACAATATATATTTCAACATTATACATCTAAGTGTAAAACATTTGTTAAATGGGTTCTCTTACAATTTGTATGATACCTAACAAAAATAATATGAATATGGCACTAAGCAAACGCATGCACTTGTTAGTGCCAGGCCCAACCATGATGATGATCTCTATACATAGTTCGATACAAGAAACCTACGGCATAAGCATCTTACTACTAAAAGGGAAAACACTTGTTAGTGCCAGAACTCAATTGTGGTGCCAGTATCTCCAGACTTACTACTAAAAGGGAAAACACTATTTCTTTCATTAAATTTACTCTAGCATTCATAGGATATTCAATATTTACAAGGCACACATACTGATTGAATGAAAGCAATCTCTCTCCAGTAAAAGCAAAACACCGTCTCCCAACTGTATCTTTATGCTTAGCCATAATTTCCCGTCTCAAATCCTGGAAACCCATCATCAGTGCTTTCAACTTCTGTCTAAGTCCATTTGTAACTGAAGTTCTTGCTCTGTCAAGAGGTGTTCTAGCTGTATAACCCGACAACCTTTGATTACAACAGTCGCCCTGTCCAAATCCTCAATGCGAGACCTTATATATAATTTTCGCCTTCTTCAAAACATTCAAGATATCAGAATTGAATCGGTGTCGCACTGACTTGAGAGAATCAGATTTGTGCCAAGGACTTGCTCTCTTGATGAACCCATTTCCAGCTAACTTCGGTTGGACTTCAGCATCGTCTTTGGTGACTGCAAAAAAACATAGTTTCGGAGAGAAATCGAAGGAAGAAACTCAACGATAGATTATCTGCACTAAGATCTGTAGTTCCCAAGATTAGCAAGGTACACTAATTTTACACTTCTAGCAGCACAAATTACTCAATTGTTGAACAAAAGCAACAACGGTACTCCTAAGCTAAAACTGTTTGAAAATGGGTTCAAATAGAGGATGAATTAAACACAGAGAAATTGTTGTACTCCTGGATTTCAAGCCTCGAATAGATTTCTTTTAGACAATTATTTCTACCCTCCTAAtatcaattggcgattacaacaggtatgcgaaataatgccttcaggatacaataaAAGCCCTACAACAAAGAAAttggattcaaggtttgtaccccttgacccaatcaagaacacacgagaaaaatttctgatgatgctttagaaagaaagaaaacaagttGAATTCATTGTGAAGAATGGGAGAACGCCTTCACTACTTATAGGGATATTCATGCCTGTTAGTAATGCcttttcatcaccaacagacgcttccaaaatCCATCAATAGCGGCTTATTGGAAGAGACGCGTCTGTACAAATTTGAATAGAAACTTTTAGGTTTTCCAAAGTAGAACCAGAAAAAATTCCGAAAAAATATCCAACATCGAATTCATCATATTGCTCAGTTTTTTGTAATTGTGGTGGTAATGAGATCAATCTAAACTCCTCATTTGCTACAATCGAAAGCCACAATTTTATTTTTCCGATACTCTACCCAATGAATGGCTCCATTTGCACAAACTCCATGGTCCCAAACTAATAAGTGATCGATGCTTCCTTTATCTCTCCACCCATGACCACTACCCAAAGTGTATACTTCAACTTTCCGGCTCTGCGAGCGTTTACTAAAATCTCTCAGAGCCCCGTGGATTCTAACGACTTTGTACTCATCCATGAAACGATGATAACCAAAACCACAATCAAAAGAACCAGCTACCCGGAGATCATCATATGGTTCATCATAGTTGAATGTTGGAAGATATACATATTCCTCTGTGACGGGATTACAGATGTAGATGGGATCATACGCAACAGTGAACTTGCGCCTTACAGAAAAACAAACCAAACCATTACATGAACCAACCATGTCAGACAAGGGTTCTAGCTCGACAGGCCGATGCTTATCGATTTCCACCAGTGTCGTGTAAGAGTAATTCTCATGCATATCAATATCATCGTATTGCTCTCCTCTATAACAGAAATTGAAAGCAGGTTTCCCAAACCTAAAAAGGACACCTACCTTGATATTGTTTAGTATATCTCGCCAGGGTTTGCAAACTAGTTTGCAATGTATTATGGTTTCGTGCCGTAAGGGAGATACTATATCTAGCATTATGTCACTAGGAAACTTCTTCTCCATCTTAAAATTTTTTATGCACAAAGCTGCTAGATAACTTGCACAATTCTAACAAAATTTTATAGTTCTCACCTACTGTTGTTTAGATCTCCAACTAGCGCTGTAAATAACTTTCGCGTCACAGCTTTATATATTAGAATCTTTTCACTTTTGAATCCCAAGGCCCTGTATATTCTCAAAATTCTTTACTTAAAGGTGGCCGATAAATCAAACGGATTCTTAATTTGAGTCTAATTGGAATGTTTTCCTGATTGGATTTGGCAACGCTGGAACCATAGGCCCCGGCCAACACCTCTCTTAGCAAAGCCCGGAAATACCTAATTTTCGTTGTGTAAGGTCACCATTCACCACCCATAACAAGGGGTGTTGTATTCTATTTCTTGTATATATAAGGAAAGGTATTTGGGTCGGTGGGTTTTAGGATTCCCATTAGGAAACGGAAAAAGTTTTATATAAGAGGTTTCTAATAGTCGACTTGCTAGGACGTCTATAAATACCAGCCAGCAGCTTAATTGTTTAGTATTATATTGATTTTGCTATGTCGCTCCTGATTCCTAAGGTTTTCAAATCCGACGATGAAGAATTTCTGAAAGAGTTGAAAGAGATCGATGAACGACCAAGAGCATAGAAGCTGATTTTAATGCTTTAAGAGTACAACGTAATAATAATAGTGttgcttcacagcagcacaaggtTCCAACGGCATCTGGAATTCTGGATCCCCAATTGTGCCGGTTTCTCTACTATAACCATGAAAGATGAATAAGACACGGAAAATCCCTCCATGAATATCGAATCGGAAGATTAGCTAATTTAGATCAAGTTTATGTTTTTTTCTATGAACCCGTTTTAATTAGTAGGAAATATCATCGAGTTCTagtaataatatattagagagagtctagtccagttgactcagtcaactgtctgtttggttctttttgaaaaaatatattatagtttggtcataaaattatggtttggtcctagggtgacgtcatggatgatgtaattgtcatctagAATTATGTAattggcagaaatacccttttgcgaccattacatcatccatgacgtcaccctaggacATATATACTCAATTATCAAGAGaggaaatcattttcagatttactttctctcacttccatattttcagatctagtttctctctctctctctctctctctctctctctcttttttcttcttctgctgcataaactatgaagatttgtgtgagttttagggttttgattttgcagAGGTGATAAAGACGATGAGTATATAAAGATGATGAACAAGAGGACGACTTGCGACAAgattctttgtttttcttctctgtttGATGCTGTTgcggttgaagatgatgatgaatacgatgaagATGACGATAGATT
Coding sequences within:
- the LOC113272669 gene encoding putative F-box protein At1g52490, whose product is MEKKFPSDIMLDIVSPLRHETIIHCKLVCKPWRDILNNIKVGVLFRFGKPAFNFCYRGEQYDDIDMHENYSYTTLVEIDKHRPVELEPLSDMVGSCNGLVCFSVRRKFTVAYDPIYICNPVTEEYVYLPTFNYDEPYDDLRVAGSFDCGFGYHRFMDEYKVVRIHGALRDFSKRSQSRKVEVYTLGSGHGWRDKGSIDHLLVWDHGVCANGAIHWVEYRKNKIVAFDCSK